One Echeneis naucrates chromosome 1, fEcheNa1.1, whole genome shotgun sequence DNA segment encodes these proteins:
- the taf5 gene encoding transcription initiation factor TFIID subunit 5, translating to MAAVQGGLVDADEDKDIKTEASNDSWGNNNANDGRLLSPSPGSSASAGSNKSAAGASEEQQTLLAVLQFLRKNKLTESVEILRREAGLPEDSLEPKGAESSGAGSGGASGGVDLEGGDASSLLSRVTASSTAGAQAPTKVAAGEDQPDVNVVLSAYSQQGDPALYEVYYSGLKRFIESVLDCHRAELSQVFYPLFVHMYLELVYNNHESEAKAFFEKFSGDQECYYEDDLRVLSSLTKKEHMRGNETLLDFRTSKFVLRISRDSYQLLKRHLQERQNNQIWNIIQEHLYIDIFDGMPRSKSQIDAMSGSLAGEAKREANKAKVYYGLLKEPEIELPLDDEDEEAENEEGKPKKKKPKKDSLGSKSKKQDPNAPSQNRIPLPELKDSDKLDKIMYMKEATKRIRLGPDNLPSICFYSFLNAYQGLTAVDFTDDSSLIAGGFADSTVRVWSVTPKKLRKVKSAADLNLIDKESDDVLERIMDEKTASESKILCGHSGPVYGISFSPDRNYLLSSSEDGTVRLWSLQTFTCLVGYKGHNYPVWDTQFSPHGYYFVSGGHDRVARLWATDHYQPLRMFSGHLADVTCTRFHPNSNYVATGSSDRTIRLWDVLNGNCVRIFTGHKGPIHALAFSPNGKFLASGATDGRVLLWDIGHGLMVGELKGHTDTIYSLRFSRDGEILASGSMDNTVRLWDATKAFDDLETDDFTAATGHIHLQDNSQELLLGTYMTKSTPVIHLHFTRRNLLLAAGAYNP from the exons atggcgGCCGTACAGGGTGGTCTGGTCGACGCCGATGAAGATAAAGACATAAAGACAGAAGCATCGAACGATTCCTGGGGAAATAACAATGCAAACGACGGCAGGCTCCTCTCTCCGTCTCCCGGCTCCAGCGCTTCGGCCGGGAGCAACAAAAGCGCGGCGGGAGCCTCGGAGGAGCAGCAGACGCTGCTGGCGGTCCTGCAATTCCTCAGAAAGAACAAACTGACCGAGTCCGTCGAAATTTTGCGCCGCGAAGCGGGATTACCGGAGGACTCCCTGGAGCCGAAGGGGGCTGAGTCCTCCGGGGCGGGCTCGGGAGGTGCATCGGGCGGCGTGGACCTGGAAGGCGGGGATGCGAGCTCTCTTCTCAGCCGGGTGACCGCCTCATCCACCGCCGGAGCTCAGGCGCCAACAAAAG TAGCAGCTGGGGAGGATCAGCCAGATGTGAATGTGGTGCTGTCAGCCTACAGCCAGCAGGGAGACCCAGCTCTGTATGAGGTGTACTACAGCGGCCTGAAGAGGTTCATCGAATCCGTTTTGGACTGTCACAGAGCAGAACTGTCCCAGGTCTTCTACCCGCTGTTTGTCCACATGTATCTGGAGTTGGTGTACAACAATCACGAAAGTGAAGCCAAGGCTTTCTTTGAGAA GTTTAGTGGGGACCAGGAGTGCTACTATGAAGACGACTTGCGTGTCTTGTCCAGCCTGACAAAGAAAGAACATATGAGAGGTAATGAGACCCTCCTCGACTTTCGCACCAGCAAGTTTGTCCTGCGCATCTCACGTGACTCTTACCAGTTGTTGAAGAGACATCTACAGGAGCGTCAGAACAACCAGATCTGGAACATCATCCAAGAGCACCTCTATATTGACATCTTTGATGGCATGCCACGCAGCAAGAGCCAGATAGATGCCATGTCCGGCAGCTTGGCTGGAGAGGCCAAGAGAGAAGCCAATAAAGCTAAG GTTTACTACGGATTGCTGAAGGAGCCGGAAATTGAGCTGCCTCtcgatgatgaggatgaggaggcagAAAATGAGGAGGGTAAACCGAAGAAGAAAAAACCTAAAAAGGACAGCTTGGGCTCCAAGAGCAAGAAACAGGATCCTAATGCGCCTTCTCAGAATCG GATACCTTTGCCAGAACTTAAAGATTCCGACAAGCTGGACAAGATCATGTACATGAAGGAAGCCACCAAGAGAATCCGCCTGGGACCAGATAACCTTCCCTCCATCTGCTTCTACTCTTTTCTAAATGCGTACCAG GGTTTGACTGCAGTGGACTTCACAGATGACTCCAGCCTCATTGCTGGAGGCTTTGCTGACTCAACAGTACGGGTTTGGAGCGTCACACCGAAAAAACTCCGGAAGGTCAAATCTGCAGCAG ACTTGAATCTAATTGACAAAGAGTCAGATGACGTGCTGGAGAGGATCATGGATGAGAAGACGGCCAGTGAATCAAAGATCCTCTGTGGACACAGTGGCCCGGTGTATGGCATCAGCTTCAGCCCAGACAG AAACTACCTGCTGTCAAGCTCTGAAGATGGTACAGTCAGACTCTGGAGTCTCCAAACATTTACGTGTTTAGTTGGGTACAAAGGCCATAACTACCCTGTGTGGGACACCCAGTTTTCTCCTCATGGCTACTACTTTGTTTCTGGGGGACATGACAGAGTTGCCCG TCTGTGGGCAACAGATCACTATCAGCCTCTACGGATGTTTTCCGGTCATCTCGCTGATGTCACTTGCACCCGCTTCCACCCCAACTCCAACTATGTGGCCACGGGGTCGTCTGACCGCACTATCCGCCTCTGGGACGTCCTGAATGGAAACTGTGTCCGCATTTTCACTGGTCATAAG GGTCCTATCCATGCACTGGCTTTTTCTCCAAATGGGAAGTTCTTGGCTTCTGGAGCCACCGATGGCCGAGTTCTCCTGTGGGACATCGGTCATGGACTAATGGTTGGCGAGCTCAAAGGTCACACAGATACCATCTATTCTCTCAGGTTCAGCAGGGATGGTGAAATCCTTGCATCTG GCTCCATGGACAACACAGTTCGTCTGTGGGATGCTACAAAGGCGTTTGATGATTTAGAAACTGATGACTTCACAGCAGCCACAGGACACATTCATCTACAAGATAACTCCCAGGAGCTACTGCTGGGCACTTACATGACTAAATCCACACCTGTGATACACCTTCACTTCACCCGGAGAAacctgctgctggctgcagggGCCTATAATCCATGA
- the atp5md gene encoding ATP synthase F(0) complex subunit k, mitochondrial, with protein sequence MGGHDAGAQHQFTGFAKYFNAYTIVGRRNCVLATYASLLAIGLFFKLKPKKKAAVTEK encoded by the exons ATGGGAGGACATGATGCTGGAGCCCAGCACCAGTTCACTGGCTTCGCCAAATACTTCAATGCATACACAATTGTAGGAAGAAGGAAT tgtgtATTGGCCACATATGCCAGCCTATTAGCCATTGGCCTTTTCTTCAAATTGAAGCCCAAGAAAAAAGCTGCTGTCACAGAAAAGTGA